The proteins below are encoded in one region of Xenopus laevis strain J_2021 chromosome 8L, Xenopus_laevis_v10.1, whole genome shotgun sequence:
- the LOC108698791 gene encoding uncharacterized protein LOC108698791 isoform X1, whose product MKMFRKKSIQKSTTYEERDPLLSKKQQKGLKNVKGLRQIKEKFGNPLHILHSKPAVNSNETKSRKLIDKKQFLEACEYISKMNSTDKEADKEALLLYNEVAKEMWKTTTLALGGDTKLHSQMNAVAACVKWAKTQTFKDELQQSPKIWDKELEKLITNHIEQEHFSTCVYLKGKINLKHYLQELETKTEQNIEVHRSLLGDLFTIYLKSLIECMHRHLSSLAMNDFTYEEWVQLYKWVYEERKRVCRYQRELEDYDPQLYEWWFSDMGEKLIIAGKETIKKALREILEKEIGWNTYPEPKHDYYFWDILKALTVVTKAVEPVSPTLVSKLESLCWDEVHYFVTRYDSFIQKKVNESSLGNQVYIALRIVKNCHILRNTIENIDIAPENKNNLNTEMKNCISRCEAKGLQLSCATLKSKLKETFQNHFTKNCSEFENVFKHLQSGLEDADIHKNEMHLKTIHHTAVTLYIQYFFVHPKTVGIFLVGSKTLQETFEYLVSGKIQLDNPLEYMSDILSGKDLESTKTTIMYFSHIHPDIRNEHLKVLLDLNGNLSSKDKTHLLNCIESRKADVNEEKMCFFKDIKVKMFGGTLRYLCCSG is encoded by the exons AGACAAAATCTAGAAAACTGATTGACAAAAAGCAATTTCTGGAAGCTTGTGAGTATATTTCTAAAATGAATTCAACTGATAAGGAGGCTGATAAGGAAGCCCTTCTCTTGTATAATGAGGTTGCTAAAGAAATGTGGAAGACAACAACCTTGGCCCTCGGTGGTGATACGAAACTCCATAGCCAAATGAATGCAGTTGCAGCCTGCGTGAAGtgggcaaaaactcaaacattcaaaGATGAGTTACAACAAAGTCCAAAAATATGGGATAAGGAATTGGAGAAACTAATCACAAATCACATAGAACAAGAACACTTTTCCACTTGTGTATATTTGAAGGGTAAAATAAACCTTAAACATTATTTACAGGAACTGGaaacaaaaactgaacagaatatAGAAGTGCATAGATCACTTCTAGGAGacttattcactatttatttgaaAAGTTTAATAGAGTGTATGCACCGCCACCTGTCATCACTGGCTATGAATGACTTTACATATGAAGAATGGGTGCAGCTCTACAAATGGGTTTATGAAGAACGCAAACG ggtGTGCAGATACCAACGGGAACTAGAGGACTACGATCCTCAGTTGTATGAGTGGTGGTTCAGTGACATGGGAGAAAAGCTAATTATCGCTGGCAAG GAAACAATAAAGAAGGCATTGCGGGAAATACTTGAGAAGGAAATTGGATGGAATACTTATCCAGAGCCTAAGCATGACTACTATTTTTGGGATATCCTGAAG GCACTAACTGTAGTAACCAAGGCTGTTGAGCCTGTCAGCCCTACACTGGTATCTAAACTTGAATCACTCTGTTGGGATGAGGTCCATTATTTTGTGACCAG ATATGATTCCTTTATTCAAAAAAAGGTTAATGAAAGCAGCTTGGGAAATCAAGTTTACATTGCACTGAGGATTGTAAAGAACTGCCATATTCTAAG GAATACCATTGAAAATATAGATATAgcacctgaaaataaaaataatctcaaTACTGAAATGAAGAATTGTATAAGCCGCTGTGAAGCTAAAGGTCTTCAACTTTCATGTGCAACTTTGAAATCAAAATTGAAG gaGACATTTCAGAATCACTTTACAAAAAACTGCAGCGAATTTGAAAATGTCTTTAAGCATCTGCAGAGCGGCTTGGAAGATGCAGACATTCATAAAAATGAG ATGCATCTCAAGACCATCCATCATACAGCTGTGACTTTATACATTCAATACTTTTTTGTTCATCCAAAAACTGTGGGAATCTTTTTAGTGGGGAGTAAAACACTACAGGAAACCTTTGAGTATCTG GTTTCAGGCAAGATTCAGCTTGATAACCCATTGGAATATATGTCGGATATACTGAGTGGGAAAGACCTTGAATCTACAAAAACAACGATCATGTATTTCAGTCACATCCATCCAGATATAAG GAATGAACATTTGAAAGTGCTCCTGGACCTGAATGGAAATCTAAGCTCTAAAGACAAAACTCACCTCCTAAACTGCATCGAAAGCAGAAAGGCAGATGTGAATGAAGAAAAGATGTGCTTCTTTAAGGATATCAAGgtgaaaatgtttggaggtaCTCTTAGATATCTGTGCTGTAGTGGATAA
- the LOC108698791 gene encoding uncharacterized protein LOC108698791 isoform X2, which produces MNSTDKEADKEALLLYNEVAKEMWKTTTLALGGDTKLHSQMNAVAACVKWAKTQTFKDELQQSPKIWDKELEKLITNHIEQEHFSTCVYLKGKINLKHYLQELETKTEQNIEVHRSLLGDLFTIYLKSLIECMHRHLSSLAMNDFTYEEWVQLYKWVYEERKRVCRYQRELEDYDPQLYEWWFSDMGEKLIIAGKETIKKALREILEKEIGWNTYPEPKHDYYFWDILKALTVVTKAVEPVSPTLVSKLESLCWDEVHYFVTRYDSFIQKKVNESSLGNQVYIALRIVKNCHILRNTIENIDIAPENKNNLNTEMKNCISRCEAKGLQLSCATLKSKLKETFQNHFTKNCSEFENVFKHLQSGLEDADIHKNEMHLKTIHHTAVTLYIQYFFVHPKTVGIFLVGSKTLQETFEYLVSGKIQLDNPLEYMSDILSGKDLESTKTTIMYFSHIHPDIRNEHLKVLLDLNGNLSSKDKTHLLNCIESRKADVNEEKMCFFKDIKVKMFGGTLRYLCCSG; this is translated from the exons ATGAATTCAACTGATAAGGAGGCTGATAAGGAAGCCCTTCTCTTGTATAATGAGGTTGCTAAAGAAATGTGGAAGACAACAACCTTGGCCCTCGGTGGTGATACGAAACTCCATAGCCAAATGAATGCAGTTGCAGCCTGCGTGAAGtgggcaaaaactcaaacattcaaaGATGAGTTACAACAAAGTCCAAAAATATGGGATAAGGAATTGGAGAAACTAATCACAAATCACATAGAACAAGAACACTTTTCCACTTGTGTATATTTGAAGGGTAAAATAAACCTTAAACATTATTTACAGGAACTGGaaacaaaaactgaacagaatatAGAAGTGCATAGATCACTTCTAGGAGacttattcactatttatttgaaAAGTTTAATAGAGTGTATGCACCGCCACCTGTCATCACTGGCTATGAATGACTTTACATATGAAGAATGGGTGCAGCTCTACAAATGGGTTTATGAAGAACGCAAACG ggtGTGCAGATACCAACGGGAACTAGAGGACTACGATCCTCAGTTGTATGAGTGGTGGTTCAGTGACATGGGAGAAAAGCTAATTATCGCTGGCAAG GAAACAATAAAGAAGGCATTGCGGGAAATACTTGAGAAGGAAATTGGATGGAATACTTATCCAGAGCCTAAGCATGACTACTATTTTTGGGATATCCTGAAG GCACTAACTGTAGTAACCAAGGCTGTTGAGCCTGTCAGCCCTACACTGGTATCTAAACTTGAATCACTCTGTTGGGATGAGGTCCATTATTTTGTGACCAG ATATGATTCCTTTATTCAAAAAAAGGTTAATGAAAGCAGCTTGGGAAATCAAGTTTACATTGCACTGAGGATTGTAAAGAACTGCCATATTCTAAG GAATACCATTGAAAATATAGATATAgcacctgaaaataaaaataatctcaaTACTGAAATGAAGAATTGTATAAGCCGCTGTGAAGCTAAAGGTCTTCAACTTTCATGTGCAACTTTGAAATCAAAATTGAAG gaGACATTTCAGAATCACTTTACAAAAAACTGCAGCGAATTTGAAAATGTCTTTAAGCATCTGCAGAGCGGCTTGGAAGATGCAGACATTCATAAAAATGAG ATGCATCTCAAGACCATCCATCATACAGCTGTGACTTTATACATTCAATACTTTTTTGTTCATCCAAAAACTGTGGGAATCTTTTTAGTGGGGAGTAAAACACTACAGGAAACCTTTGAGTATCTG GTTTCAGGCAAGATTCAGCTTGATAACCCATTGGAATATATGTCGGATATACTGAGTGGGAAAGACCTTGAATCTACAAAAACAACGATCATGTATTTCAGTCACATCCATCCAGATATAAG GAATGAACATTTGAAAGTGCTCCTGGACCTGAATGGAAATCTAAGCTCTAAAGACAAAACTCACCTCCTAAACTGCATCGAAAGCAGAAAGGCAGATGTGAATGAAGAAAAGATGTGCTTCTTTAAGGATATCAAGgtgaaaatgtttggaggtaCTCTTAGATATCTGTGCTGTAGTGGATAA